A window of the Henckelia pumila isolate YLH828 chromosome 3, ASM3356847v2, whole genome shotgun sequence genome harbors these coding sequences:
- the LOC140888680 gene encoding LOB domain-containing protein 23-like, translated as MTLKGTDSTPNYCAACKFRRRKCSATCPLAPYFPANKPETFGYVHRLYGVSHITKILETLETKKKRDDAMRSIIYESKMRALIPVYGCSFVIESLRSRLVAAQYELSCKRALIAALKSLQSDETVDHNSPSSQKEAQLPENVAGPVPGLDLPSDVRDRAITLNIEEACVSRHA; from the exons ATGACACTGAAGGGTACTGACTCGACCCCTAATTACTGCGCTGCATGCAAGTTTAGAAGAAGAAAATGCAGCGCTACATGTCCTCTGGCACCGTATTTTCCAGCCAACAAGCCCGAAACGTTTGGATACGTGCACCGGCTTTACGGGGTGTCGCATATCACCAAGATACTCGAGACCTTGGAGACCAAGAAGAAAAGGGATGATGCTATGAGATCCATCATCTACGAATCTAAAATGCGTGCTCTTATTCCTGTTTATGGTTGTAGTTTCGTCATTGAATCTTTGAGGTCTCGTCTGGTGGCTGCCCAATACGAATTAAGTTGCAAAAGAGCACTGATCGCTGCGTTGAAGAGTCTGCAGTCCGATGAGACGGTGGATCATAATTCGCCTTCATCCCAGAAAGAGGCTCAACTGCCTGAGAATGTAGCCGGACCGGTGCCGGGATTAGACCTTCCTTCTGATGTACGCGATCGAGCAATCACGTTGAACATAGAAGAGGCATGCGTGTCAAG ACATGCATGA
- the LOC140890849 gene encoding uncharacterized protein, whose product MEFFNKAKAVRLKSHLDKYLAADDDEQTIRQTRNGSSRKARWMVELVDRNPHVIRLKSCHGKYLTASDEAYLLGMTGKKVLQTVPEKKINDASIEWEPIKDGYRVKLRTVGGKYLRANGATPPWRNSITHDIPYRTATQDWVLWDVDAVDISVLDGEYLSSNASSFSSEYDCRSSDSPLCNGSERPPRPDIGSQMRWPSVVSEKSSHRSGRQEGMEFFKKAKAVRLQSHLGKYLVADEDEQSVRQSRNGSSHRARWAVEFVDGKRDRIRLKSCHGLYLTAAEAPFLLGMTGKKVTQTLPGNTTDASIEWEPVKEGLNVKLMTSEGKFLRGNGGAPPWRNSVTHDVPQRTATQSWVLWGVDVVDITLSDSDTGSPGFSPASSFSSLAEDFSGSPDTGSPQVTRREPQVSGMEFFKKAKSVRLKSHHDKYLTAESDEETVVQDRSGSSKNAKWSVEFVEGVENVIRLKSCFGKYLTSSDDQFLLGVTGQKVVQSLPRKLDSKIEWEPIRDGMQVKLKTRYGNFLRANGGLPPWRNSITHDIPHRHHDWILWVVDVIEIRPDSPPKVSRSDLLEEDISSSFQLRLPSNESIGSVEDSTRKSEGRLIYYYVCDDDGNVNEAIEGPSFQFKGHGLPELTQKLEEETGIENIIVCSRNRINGKLYPLRLALPPNNATMHVVVVPSTSRVASDFMPSLPTPA is encoded by the exons ATGGAGTTCTTTAACAAAGCCAAAGCAGTGCGACTCAAGAGTCATCTGGACAAATACTTAGCCGCCGACGATGACGAGCAGACAATCCGGCAGACACGCAACGGATCTTCGAGAAAGGCTCGATGGATGGTGGAGTTGGTGGACCGGAACCCACACGTGATCCGGCTCAAGAGCTGCCATGGGAAGTACCTCACCGCTTCCGACGAGGCGTATCTTCTGGGGATGACTGGGAAGAAGGTGCTGCAAACTGTTCCGGAGAAGAAGATTAACGATGCGTCGATCGAGTGGGAGCCCATAAAAGATGGGTACCGAGTCAAATTGAGGACTGTTGGGGGGAAGTACTTGAGAGCTAATGGGGCTACGCCGCCGTGGAGGAACTCCATCACGCATGATATCCCGTACAGGACCGCCACGCAGGATTGGGTTTTGTGGGATGTTGATGCGGTGGATATATCTGTGCTGGATGGTGAGTACTTGTCGAGTAATGCTTCCAGCTTTTCTTCTGAATATGACTGCCGGAGCTCCGATTCGCCGCTGTGTAATGGGTCTGAGAGGCCGCCGCGGCCGGATATTGGTTCTCAGATGCGGTGGCCGTCGGTGGTGTCGGAGAAATCTTCTCACAGAAGCGGAAGACAG GAGGGAATGGAGTTCTTCAAGAAAGCGAAAGCAGTGAGATTGCAAAGCCATCTGGGGAAATACTTGGTAGCTGACGAAGATGAACAGAGTGTCCGTCAAAGCCGTAACGGCTCCTCCCACAGGGCGCGTTGGGCTGTGGAATTCGTGGACGGAAAACGTGACAGAATCCGGCTGAAGAGCTGCCACGGACTGTATCTCACGGCGGCGGAGGCGCCGTTCCTCCTCGGTATGACGGGGAAGAAGGTCACGCAAACCTTGCCGGGAAATACGACGGACGCGTCGATCGAGTGGGAGCCGGTGAAGGAAGGGCTGAACGTGAAGCTCATGACCAGTGAAGGGAAGTTCTTGAGAGGGAACGGCGGCGCTCCGCCGTGGAGGAATTCCGTGACGCACGATGTGCCGCAGCGGACGGCGACACAGAGTTGGGTGCTGTGGGGAGTCGATGTTGTGGATATCACTTTATCGGATTCGGATACGGGTTCGCCCGGATTTTCCCCGGCTTCCAGCTTTTCCTCGCTGGCGGAGGATTTTTCGGGTTCGCCGGATACCGGGTCCCCGCAGGTGACCCGGAGAGAGCCACAG GTTTCTGGTATGGAATTTTTCAAGAAAGCCAAATCCGTCAGACTGAAGAGCCACCACGACAAATACCTCACAGCGGAAAGCGATGAAGAAACCGTGGTTCAAGATCGTTCGGGATCATCGAAGAATGCCAAATGGAGCGTGGAATTCGTGGAAGGTGTGGAGAATGTCATACGATTGAAGAGCTGTTTCGGGAAATACCTTACATCCTCCGACGATCAGTTTCTTCTGGGAGTGACGGGTCAAAAAGTTGTCCAATCCCTGCCCAGGAAATTGGATTCCAAGATCGAATGGGAGCCCATTCGAGATGGGATGCAGGTGAAGCTTAAAACGAGATATGGCAATTTCTTACGGGCCAACGGAGGGTTGCCGCCGTGGAGAAATTCGATTACTCACGATATACCTCACAGACACCATGATTGGATTTTGTGGGTTGTTGATGTTATTGAAATCCGACCTGATTCGCCGCCCAAAGTTTCGAGATCTGATTTGTTGGAGGAGGATATTAGCTCTTCTTTTCAGCTGAGGCTCCCAAGTAACGAG TCTATCGGTTCAGTGGAAGATTCAACCAGGAAAAGTGAAGGACGTCTTATATATTACTATGTATGTGATGATGATGGGAATGTAAATGAGGCCATCGAAGGGCCATCTTTTCAATTTAAAGGGCATGGATTGCCGGAATTAACGCAGAAACTGGAAGAAGAAACAGGGATAGAGAATATAATCGTTTGTTCGCGTAATCGCATCAATGGAAAGCTTTATCCCCTTCGGTTGGCTTTACCTCCGAATAATGCAACTATGCACGTTGTGGTAGTTCCATCTACATCCAGAG TGGCCAGTGATTTCATGCCCTCCCTCCCCACTCCTGCATGA